One region of Esox lucius isolate fEsoLuc1 chromosome 17, fEsoLuc1.pri, whole genome shotgun sequence genomic DNA includes:
- the LOC105016952 gene encoding ras-related protein Rab-5B-like, producing MAGCPPRPSGQSRSSKTSQFKLVLLGETSVGKSSLLLQFVKGQYQDFGESTIGAAFLTQMVSVDGDMVKFDIWDTAGQERYHSLAPMYYRGAQAAIVVYDITNTETFVRAKAWVHELQKQASSSMVIALAGNKADRSANRAVEYTDGQGFAADNSLLFMETSAKTAMNVKNLFLAIAKKLPKIEQLSGVSGIAGVRGGPPVVLRPPTQSSPAQSSPAQCCGN from the exons ATGGCAGGGTGCCCACCACGACCTAGTGGCCAGTCTCGATCCAGTAAAACGAGCCAGTTTAAATTGGTTCTACTGGGGGAGACATCAGTGGGGAAGTCCAGTCTGCTGCTGCAGTTTGTCAAAGGCCAGTACCAAGACTTCGGAGAAAGCACCATTGGGG CGGCCTTTCTGACTCAGATGGTGAGTGTAGACGGTGACATGGTGAAGTTTGACATCTGGGACACGGCAGGACAGGAGCGCTACCACAGCCTGGCACCTATGTACTACAGAGGCGCTCAGGCGGCCATAGTGGTTTATGATATCACCAACACG GAGACCTTTGTACGAGCTAAAGCCTGGGTGCATGAGCTCCAGAAACAGGCCAGCTCAAGCATGGTGATAGCCTTAGCAGGCAACAAGGCAGATCGGTCGGCTAACAGAGCGGTGGAATATACG gaTGGTCAGGGCTTTGCTGCTGACAacagtcttctcttcatggagACTTCTGCAAAGACAGCCATGAATGTCAAAAACCTCTTCCTTGCCATAG CCAAGAAACTGCCCAAGATAGAGCAACTAAGTGGGGTATCGGGTATTGCTGGGGTTCGAGGAGGACCTCCAGTGGTCCTCAGGCCGCCTACCCAGTCCAGTCCAGCCCAGTCCAGTCCAGCCCAGTGCTGTGGAAActaa
- the si:ch1073-456m8.1 gene encoding leucine-rich repeat flightless-interacting protein 2, with amino-acid sequence MHAGSLESAGSPRKRTLSRGVSEDESLRNIIKETESPARRLTRSDSRGGNFKWRSGSQQSDEDQELIMELPEMFDLQASYDDVVQELRGLELQRETLLFQVDVLQDALEGAEEMLAEAQREASHTTMELERERESKRKLEDMVSSLLQAVERLEEEKNTKPAVHMLVREQEMAGQQAQEMDIKKEGPDQIGNAPRDEGSESPSPNNRLSLQKANGEQPLDSLSQPPLLKKAVSGSSVDSEYVEKRADDSFKLNNMTNTFTGPLVLESQSHWDSQAEDGRDRSPDRNNDTDSISAYEDACAETPELDEGDGPRLPHDEGSPVDDIEGELILNGSEPKNPNDSCVLS; translated from the exons ATGCATGCTGGTAGCTTAGAAAGTGCTGGTTCGCCAAGGAAAAGAACGCTTTCTCGGGGAGTGAGCGAGGATGAGTCACTTCGCAACATCATCAAGGAG ACTGAGAGTCCGGCCAGGCGCCTGACACGCAGTGACAGCAGAGGAGGGAACTTTAAGTGGAGAAGTGGCAGTCAG CAGTCTGACGAGGATCAAGAACTGATCATGGAACTCCCTGAAATG TTTGATCTGCAAGCGAGTTATGACGATGTAGTGCAGGAGCTGCGTGGGCTGGAGCTGCAGCGAGAGACTCTGTTGTTCCAGGTGGACGTTCTGCAGGACGCCCTGGAGGGGGCTGAGGAGATGCTGGCCGAGGCCCAGAGAGAGGCCAGCCACACCACCATG GAGttggagcgagagagggagtcCAAGAGGAAGTTGGAAGACATGGTCAGCTCTCTGTTGCAGGCGGTGGAGAGGTTAGAAGAG GAGAAGAATACCAAACCAGCAGTGCACATGCTCGTCAGGGAGCAGGAGATGGCTGGACAACAAGCACAAGAGATGGACATCAAAAAGGAAGGACCGGATCAAATCGGGAATGCACCCAGGGATGAGGGCAGCGAGAGCCCCAGTCCGAATAACCGGCTGTCATTACAGAAGGCCAATGGGGAGCAGCCGTTGGACAGTCTGTCCCAGCCCCCCCTTCTCAAGAAAGCTGTGTCGGGGTCCTCTGTGGACTCTGAGTATGTAGAGAAAAGGGCAGATGACAGcttcaaattaaataatatgaCCAATACGTTTACTGGGCCACTGGTGCTGGAAAGCCAAAGCCATTGGGACAGCCAGGCAGAGGATGGGCGTGACCGGTCTCCTGACAGGAACAACGACACAGATAGCATCAGCGCATACGAAGACGCCTGTGCCGAAACACCCGAGCTGGATGAGGGCGATGGGCCAAGGCTGCCCCATGATGAAGGCTCCCCAGTGGATGACATTGAGGGGGAACTTATCTTAAATGGCAGTGAGCCCAAAAACCCCAATGATTCTTGCGTTCTGTCGTAA